One Malania oleifera isolate guangnan ecotype guangnan chromosome 10, ASM2987363v1, whole genome shotgun sequence genomic region harbors:
- the LOC131166064 gene encoding jasmonate-induced protein homolog isoform X2: protein MAAEYSKVLGKAITDSTLRAMPAYAGKTITQKDRATVAALLLKGASQDQNSSVVQQYTEQLKKELAAAGLGAGPSTVCVIHNLTGDTVTFATSHVWDKPAVPPVLKDIENGQTLVFMNKETHGTAVVYRGKNSAREECDWMLSWSNLNWDGKSVSKAYTEINAAHHYDTTDVWDAIGKLLDVSSSSSTATWNGCVSDVTIASGAPSPILNAYLTLAEGA from the exons ATGGCCGCCGAATACTCCAAAGTGCTGGGGAAAGCCATCACCGACTCAACTCTGCGAGCCATGCCGGCGTACGCCGGAAAGACCATCACCCAGAAAGATAGAGCCACCGTCGCCGCTCTTCTCCTCAAAGGCGCCAGCCAAGACCAGAACTCCTCCGTCGTTCAGCAATACACGGAGCAGCTAAAGAAGGAACTAGCAGCTGCAGGCCTGGGTGCCGGACCCTCCACTGTGTGCGTCATTCACAATCTCACCGGAGACACGGTGACCTTTGCGACCAGCCATGTGTGGGATAAGCCCGCCGTGCCTCCTGTCCTCAAAGACATTGAGAACGGGCAGACGCTTGTGTTCATGAACAAAGAAACCCACGGAACTGCTGTCGTGTATCGCGGCAAGAACTCGGCTAGAGAGGAGTGTGACTGGATGCTGTCCTGGTCTAACCTCAACTGGGACGGCAAATCAGTTAGCAAG GCTTATACTGAAATTAATGCAGCTCATCACTATGATACTACTGATGTTTGGGATGCAATTGGCAAACTGTTGGACGTGTCTAGCTCCAGCAGTACTGCCACATGGAATGGCTGCGTATCTGACGTGACGATTGCTAGCGGTGCCCCTTCCCCTATCCTTAACGCATATCTCACATTAGCTGAGGGCGCATAA
- the LOC131166064 gene encoding jasmonate-induced protein homolog isoform X1, protein MAAEYSKVLGKAITDSTLRAMPAYAGKTITQKDRATVAALLLKGASQDQNSSVVQQYTEQLKKELAAAGLGAGPSTVCVIHNLTGDTVTFATSHVWDKPAVPPVLKDIENGQTLVFMNKETHGTAVVYRGKNSAREECDWMLSWSNLNWDGKSVSKVYTEINAAHHYDTANVWDAISKQLDVSGPNRTAAWNGCVSNVTIDSGAPTPTFNAYLTLGEKA, encoded by the exons ATGGCCGCCGAATACTCCAAAGTGCTGGGGAAAGCCATCACCGACTCAACTCTGCGAGCCATGCCGGCGTACGCCGGAAAGACCATCACCCAGAAAGATAGAGCCACCGTCGCCGCTCTTCTCCTCAAAGGCGCCAGCCAAGACCAGAACTCCTCCGTCGTTCAGCAATACACGGAGCAGCTAAAGAAGGAACTAGCAGCTGCAGGCCTGGGTGCCGGACCCTCCACTGTGTGCGTCATTCACAATCTCACCGGAGACACGGTGACCTTTGCGACCAGCCATGTGTGGGATAAGCCCGCCGTGCCTCCTGTCCTCAAAGACATTGAGAACGGGCAGACGCTTGTGTTCATGAACAAAGAAACCCACGGAACTGCTGTCGTGTATCGCGGCAAGAACTCGGCTAGAGAGGAGTGTGACTGGATGCTGTCCTGGTCTAACCTCAACTGGGACGGCAAATCAGTTAGCAAG GTTTATACTGAAATTAATGCTGCTCACCACTATGATACTGCTAATGTTTGGGATGCAATTAGCAAACAGTTGGACGTGTCTGGCCCCAACCGTACCGCCGCATGGAATGGCTGCGTATCTAACGTGACGATTGATAGCGGTGCCCCTACCCCTACCTTCAATGCATATCTCACGTTGGGTGAGAAGGCATAA